The following DNA comes from Candidatus Bathyarchaeota archaeon.
GTCGGTTGGCTTTTGCGCTCCATCTGCTGCGTTTTTCGTTGGCTTTTTGGCCGGTTTACACGTACCAGGGTTTCCATTTCCTTCAGGAACCTGTCGATGGCTTCGGCTATTATGAAGGCTCTGCCCCAGACGTCGTGTGTTACGCAGGAGTCCAAGTCCTTGAGCAGGAGGTTCAGATCGCCTCCCCCCTCAAGGTAGGCTAGGTAGTCCTCAAGGGTTTCAGCGTGTGGGATAAGCGGTTCGAACAGCGTCCCGCGCAGGTCGGTTCTCTTCATCAGCCTCCTAGCGTGGAGCTTGGCAAGCGTGAACCTGAAGGCTAGGTCTCCAAGGTGGGCCGACGCGTATAGCGTGGCAAGCGTCGCCGCAATCGCCAGCACCAGCCTCGTGGCCTGGTCGCCGACCGGGATCCAGCGGTAGGGATAGGCTATGAAGCCGAGCCACGACGCAAACATCAGCGTTGGAAACCTGATGAGATCTATTCGTCCCAGGAAAAGCGAGGCCGCGTATCTTACGCTGAGGGCCATGAACGTGAAGAGGAGGGCTGCTCCGAAGACGTCCCAGGCCTTGTGCTTCATCGAGCGATACCGTGGAATGTGGATCCATCCCCTCTTCGCCATCCATAACAGCGGAGTTTTCACCTTCCCGTTGAGCACTTTTTTCCTCACGATGTCGCCGGCTTCCTCGGCTTCGTGACTGAAAAGCGCAGATGCGAACGTCGCCAGCATCTGCATTGCAAACGCCCAAGCTATGAGCGTCGGCTCACGCAGGTCGAGGACGCTGAAGAAGAAGTTCTTGTCAATCGAGTAGAGCATGATTGTTGGAACAAGCTGGAAGATGATTGTGAACAGCGCGTAGAGGGTTAACGGCTCCACGACACAACCCTCCTAGCCGTAAATTGTTCCGAAGCTGATGTCGCGGAGCTGCTTTCTGAAGTCGCGAACTGTTTCGGGGTCCCTCAGCCAAATCGCGTATTTCTTGGCTCCTTCGCAGATCTTCTCAAGCTTCCTGTCCAGGAGCCTCAGCACCCTGTCGGCGTTTGGGTCTTTTCCCACTTCAACTGACCATATTCCCGAAACCAGCTTCTCCGCCAGGCCGCTTGGAATCGCCAGATAGTCGTATGTCTTCCCGTTCAGGCTCCACTTGTTGAACCTGCTTGCGCCTAGAAAGACGGCGACCAGCCCCTTCACGTTGGCCCTTTTCCGGGCGGCAAACCCGTCGTTGCTGCTGAAGACCTGGAAGGCTTCAGGCTCCTCGCAGAACGCCCTTTTCAGGCGCTCCTCGGGGGAGCTCCACAGCCTCTCCGTGCTCGTCAATATAGAAAAATCTGACTCCGCTGACCAGGGATCCGTACCTTTTGATCCACAGGTTCGGGACATGGGCATCACCTCCGAACGCCACAATCTTGGTTTTGGCCTCCGCCTTCTCAAGCAGCCAGACCTTCTCCGTTATCGCGGGGAACCTTGCCGCCGGCGTCTTTCCAGCCGTCAGGTACATCACCTCGACGACCACGCTCCCGTCGGCGGAGGCCAGGTCGAACACTCGCCTCACGCCCTTGACGTTGACGGACACGCCGATGTAGAGCTTGACGCCGAGCCTTCTAGAGAGGGCCTCTGCAGCCGTTGACACAAACGATGCTTCCGTCCTCGTCGGCTCGGCCACGCGCCTGAACCTCACCACGCCCGCCTCTAGGTTGACGGCTTCAACCTTCCAGCCTGCCCCGAGCCATCCGTACTTGGCCTGTGTATGCGAGGCGTCGTTTGACCACCAAACTCGAAGCTTTCTGGCCGAGCCGGGAAGCGGACAGCCCAGCAGTCTCTCCAGTTCGTCGAAGCTTACTGATACGCTGTCCGCCTTCTGCTTTTCCAGCCATTCTGCGAGTTGCGTGTACCTGCTTGCCAACGCTATACCTTCCTTAACAGCGCAGGTCTACCCGAGATAATAAGACGGGTTTCACGTATATAAACCTTTCGAAAAGTAAGCTGACTTACCCGCCCGTACACCCCCCTACCCCTCGCCATCTCTCTTTTTTCAACCCAACAGCGAGGGGTAAGCTAGCTTATTGATAGAGGGGCCTAACAAAGAAAGAAAGAACGCAATATAGAGGCTACTACTTTCGCTTGATCATGTAGAGCTTGAAGGTCCTCGTGCCCTTGCGTTCCACTAGATCGATGGCCTCCAACGCGGCCATGAAGCCGCTGAGCCAGTTCCTAGAAACGCCTATGGAACGCTCCAGATCGCTCAAGCTCATCAAACCGTTCTTCTCCAGCAGACGGCTTATCTGCTGAAGGGTTTCATGTGGATTGTCGACCATATCAGTTCACCACAAGTAAGAGTAGTGTAGAAATTAAAACGACGCAGATGGCATTTGCACGAAGCATACTAACGAGTAAGGACAATGTGGCGCCAAAACACGCATGGGCGGGAGCAGCGAGGCGATGTGAAGACGCAACTGCTATGTGAAGAGAGGCGGCGATCCTTTCATCTGACTCAGATAGGATAACGCTTTGCTCCGTAAACTGATGTGCCTTGAGAGTTCTCAGCTTTGAAAGTAAACTTTTCAATTCACACCGTAAACCACACCGCAACGCCTAGCACTAGACCAGTGGGTTTTTCCAACTGTGTGCTTTGGGGCGTCTGTGTTCGTAATTGTGACCCCGCCGTTTTTCAGGATTCAAGTATACTATTGGCTTGGTTCCATGTTCCTCAGCGTGGCGGTGAATATGCCTTTCACCGTCGAGGGTGAACGAAATAGCTTCAATTGTGACTTGGACGTATTGGGATGCGATGTTTGCCGTGTTGTTTAAGGTGCTGTAGGCAACGACACCTCCTACGAGAATTATGGCGATGAGGATCAGTGTTGCAACGAGCTGGCTAACGGAACGCTTTTTCCTCAAATTGACACCGAAAAACGTGGAAACCTGGACATTAAAACTTTGGGCAATGGTTATCGACTTATATACTTTTCAAATTAAGAGATTATTACTGATTTTGGGTTTAGCGAATGTTCGTTAGGCTCTCGTACAGTAAGGGTTCGCTTATAATTCAAGGGGATGTCCCCACGCCGTATGGGCAGTGGGATCCGCGGATCCGCGCCTATCGTGCCTTAGGTTGCCATTACAGGGACGTTTTAAGGTACCTTCAGAGGAGCAGGATACCGTTCGAGGATTCCGTTCTGAAGCCTCTGCCAGTTGAGCCGGTGTATGGCGGCGTTAAACTTTACCCCTATCAGCGTGAGGCTTTCCAGCGTTGGCTTGAAAACGGCGGTTGGGGGGTGATCTGCATTGCGACCGCGGGAGGAAAAACGTTCATAGGGCTTAAGGCTATTGAGGAGCTTAGAAAGCCCACGATTATACTTGTTCCAACCCTCGCCCTTGTTGACCAGTGGGTTGAGAGGCTTAGAAATGTTTTGGGCATCGAAGCCGGCGTTTTGGGAGGCGGGAGAAAAGAGGTTAGATGGGTCACAGTTTCAACATACGATTCAGCATACATACATGCCGAGGAGCTCGGCGACAAATTCGAGCTTTTAATAGCGGACGAGTGCCACCACCTTTTCGCCCCTGGATACAGCCAGATAGCCGAAATATTGGCTGCGCCGTTCAGGATGGGGTTGACAAGCACTCTTCACAGGGCGGATATGCGTCACCTCGACGCCCCGAGGCTTATAGGAGGGGTTGTCTACGAAGCGGGGCATGAAGACCTTGCAGGCGAGTACGTTGCGCCATACGAGCATAAAAGGGTCTACGTTGAGTTGACGCCTGAGGAGAAGGCTGAATACGAGAGGCTCTGGGGCGTTTATAAAGGGTACCTTGTCATGCAAGGGCTTGAAATGAGGAGCGAGGAGGACTTTCAGCGGCTCATAATGCTTTCAGCCTACGATCCAAAGGCGCGTGAGGCGCTTCTGGCGAGGAACAGGGCCCTCAAGATAGCCCTCAACTCGGAGGCTAAGATGCGCTTCCTAGCCGAGCAGCTGAGGGCATCCAACGAGAAGACGATAATATTCACGCTCCACAACAGCCTAGTTTACGCCATAAGCAGGCGCTTCCTCATTCCGGCGATAACGCATAAAACCCCAGATAAGGAGAGGAGGCTCATCCTCCAAAAATTCAAGGCTGGAGAGTACATCACGATAGTTACAAGCCAAGTTTTGGACGAGGGTATAGATGTGCCGGACGCAAGCAGGGGCATAAT
Coding sequences within:
- a CDS encoding DEAD/DEAH box helicase family protein, with the protein product MFVRLSYSKGSLIIQGDVPTPYGQWDPRIRAYRALGCHYRDVLRYLQRSRIPFEDSVLKPLPVEPVYGGVKLYPYQREAFQRWLENGGWGVICIATAGGKTFIGLKAIEELRKPTIILVPTLALVDQWVERLRNVLGIEAGVLGGGRKEVRWVTVSTYDSAYIHAEELGDKFELLIADECHHLFAPGYSQIAEILAAPFRMGLTSTLHRADMRHLDAPRLIGGVVYEAGHEDLAGEYVAPYEHKRVYVELTPEEKAEYERLWGVYKGYLVMQGLEMRSEEDFQRLIMLSAYDPKAREALLARNRALKIALNSEAKMRFLAEQLRASNEKTIIFTLHNSLVYAISRRFLIPAITHKTPDKERRLILQKFKAGEYITIVTSQVLDEGIDVPDASRGIILSGTGSPRQLIQRLGRLLRKKDGKVAQLIEVVSKETKEVEFSRRRRRKPKLPEA